A genomic stretch from Telopea speciosissima isolate NSW1024214 ecotype Mountain lineage chromosome 7, Tspe_v1, whole genome shotgun sequence includes:
- the LOC122667595 gene encoding pentatricopeptide repeat-containing protein At3g12770-like, with protein sequence MNGALIRKPFKPHPRKLQYLLQIDYYITQLTKEKAQTHSLTSLQCGTLLQSFTNSKSYHKGKQLHAHMVSSGLLVKNTYLNTKLSAFYAICGSMSEARVIFDDIILKNSFLLNCMIRGYACNGFSLDSLALYRDMLWFGQKADNFTYPFVLKACGDLLDVKIGRKIHSEIVIRGFESDIYVGNSLLSVYSKFRDMEAARKLFDRMPIRDLTSWNTMISGYTKNGDPEEALSIFSLMARSGERADCATLVTILPACANMRALQLGRQMHGFVIRNNCGLDISVTNSLIYVYCNCNSMVYARSLFEMFERDTVSFNSMILGYARNGDAFESLRLFNQILLEGIEPDQVTLMAVLGACDQITALQFGMSVHALLTRKGFAIYTIVGTGLINMYAKCGNLGCSCQVFEEMPEINLISWSAMIAGYGLHGKGREAIAVFNQMEAKNIRPDEVTFTSVLSACSHAGLVDEGCDIFYKIAKEYNMEHIVEHYSCMVDLLGRAGHLDQAYKLITTMEVKPTLDIWASLLFACRVHHNVKLAEIAALNAFDLNPKAVVPYISLSNIYAVEKRWDDVERVRATVRSKGLKKQPGCSYVELEKVVHCFLVGDKSHPQSESIYSKLEDLCWQLKEAGYTPDTSSVLYDVNEEVKEKMLWDHSERLAIAFALINTAPGTVIMITKNLRICCDCHTVTKLISKHMGREIIMRDAHRFHHFKNGICSCGDYW encoded by the coding sequence ATGAATGGCGCTCTTATTCGTAAACCCTTCAAACCCCACCCGAGAAAACTCCAATATCTCCTTCAAATCGACTACTACATCACCCAACTCACAAAAGAAAAAGCTCAGACACATTCTCTTACATCTCTGCAATGTGGAACTCTCTTACAATCATTTACCAACTCCAAATCATACCATAAAGGCAAGCAGCTCCATGCCCACATGGTTTCTTCGGGCCTTCTCGTCAAAAACACTTATCTAAACACCAAACTTTCTGCCTTTTATGCAATCTGTGGTAGCATGAGTGAAGCCCGTGTTATTTTCGATGATATCATATTGAAAAACTCATTCTTATTGAATTGCATGATCAGGGGCTATGCCTGCAATGGTTTTTCTTTGGATTCCCTTGCTCTGTACCGTGACATGTTGTGGTTTGGTCAAAAGGCAGATAATTTTACATACCCTTTTGTTCTCAAGGCGTGTGGTGATCTGTTGGATGTGAAAATTGGAAGGAAGATCCATTCTGAGATAGTCATTCGTGGGTTCGAGTCTGATATCTATGTGGGTAATTCTCTTCTGTCAGTGTATTCAAAATTTAGGGACATGGAGGCTGCTAGGAAGCTGTTTGATAGAATGCCCATTAGAGACTTAACTTCTTGGAACACAATGATTTCAGGGTACACAAAGAATGGTGACCCAGAAGAGGCTTTATCGATTTTTAGTCTGATGGCTAGATCTGGAGAAAGAGCTGATTGTGCAACATTGGTCACCATCCTCCCTGCTTGTGCCAATATGAGGGCATTGCAGCTGGGTAGACAAATGCATGGTTTTGTTATTCGAAATAATTGTGGACTTGATATTTCTGTGACAAACTCTCTCATTTATGTATATTGTAACTGCAATTCTATGGTCTATGCAAGGTCGTTATTTGAGATGTTTGAGAGAGATACTGTCTCATTTAATTCCATGATTTTGGGTTATGCTAGGAATGGAGATGCTTTTGAAAGCCTGAGACTTTTTAACCAAATTCTCTTAGAAGGTATAGAGCCTGATCAAGTTACTCTCATGGCTGTACTTGGAGCTTGTGATCAAATTACAGCTTTGCAATTTGGCATGTCTGTTCATGCTTTGCTCACTAGAAAAGGATTTGCTATATATACTATTGTGGGGACTGGACTTATAAACATGTATGCAAAATGCGGGAATTTGGGTTGTTCCTGTCAAGTGTTTGAGGAGATGCCTGAGATAAATTTGATTTCTTGGAGTGCTATGATTGCTGGATATGGGCTGCATGGGAAGGGAAGGGAGGCTATAGCTGTTTTTAATCAAATGGAGGCAAAGAATATTAGGCCAGATGAGGTTACCTTCACATCAGTTTTGTCAGCATGTAGCCATGCAGGGTTAGTGGATGAGGGATGTGATATTTTCTACAAAATAGCTAAGGAGTACAATATGGAGCATATAGTTGAGCATTATTCCTGTATGGTGGATCTCCTTGGCCGAGCAGGGCATCTAGATCAAGCATATAAGTTGATCACAACCATGGAAGTAAAACCTACACTTGATATATGGGCTTCACTTTTGTTTGCTTGTCGAGTCCACCACAATGTCAAGCTAGCAGAGATTGCGGCCCtgaatgcttttgatttgaacCCAAAAGCTGTAGTTCCATACATTTCTCTCTCAAACATTTATGCCGTGGAGAAAAGATGGGATGATGTGGAAAGAGTGAGAGCCACTGTGAGATCAAAGGGGCTGAAGAAACAACCAGGATGCAGCTACGTTGAGTTGGAAAAGGTGGTTCATTGTTTTCTAGTTGGCGACAAGTCACACCCACAATCAGAGAGTATATATTCCAAGTTGGAAGACTTATGTTGGCAACTCAAAGAGGCTGGGTACACCCCTGATACAAGTTCTGTGTTATATGATGTCAATGaagaggtgaaggagaagatgcTTTGGGATCACAGCGAGCGCCTAGCCATTGCTTTTGCTCTTATTAACACGGCTCCTGGGACAGTCATCATGATCACCAAGAACCTCCGAATATGTTGTGATTGTCACACAGTGACTAAACTCATTTCCAAGCACATGGGTCGAGAGATTATCATGAGAGATGCCCATCGGTTCCACCACTTTAAAAATGGTATTTGTTCTTGTGGAGATTACTGGTGA